Proteins found in one Eriocheir sinensis breed Jianghai 21 chromosome 43, ASM2467909v1, whole genome shotgun sequence genomic segment:
- the LOC127010452 gene encoding bestrophin-2-like isoform X4 has translation MTVTYTSHVATCSGFGCFWKLLFRWKGSIYKLVWPELLAYSCMYFACNLSYRFALSDEQKRLFEKVSVFCQYFSDFIPLSFVLGFYVSIVVQRWWEQYMSLPWPDSLALFVSTSIHGLDERSRLMRRTVMRYVNLTEIITFIMISPTVKKRFPTLEHLVEAGFMTANEQKIFDDLNAKTSHPKYWMPLVWAGSIIARARKEGRIRDDFAVKTILDEINRFRGLCGGLLSYDWISIPLVYTQVVTLATYSFFLATIMGRQFLDPSQKIAKHEVDFYVPIFTLLQFFFYMGWLKVAESLVNPFGEDDDDFEINWLVDRNLQVSFLIVDEMHSEHPELIQDLYWDEVFPQELPYTIASEQFRREPPQGSTANIEVSEQDQEFLPILEEDDEDIRESMSGINVT, from the exons GTGGAAGGGCAGCATATACAAGTTGGTGTGGCCGGAGCTGCTCGCCTACAGCTGCATGTACTTTGCCTGTAACTTGTCGTACAGGTTCGCGCTGAGCGATGAGCAGAAGAG GTTATTCGAGAAGGTATCGGTTTTCTGCCAATACTTCAGCGACTTCATCCCGCTGTCGTTCGTGCTGGGCTTCTACGTGTCCATcgtggtgcagcggtggtgggaGCAGTACATGTCCCTCCCGTGGCCCGACTCCCTCGCCCTCTTCGTCTCCACCTCCATCCATGGCCTT GACGAGCGATCTCGACTCATGCGTCGAACGGTGATGCGCTACGTGAACCTGACGgagatcatcaccttcatcatgaTCAGCCCCACCGTCAAGAAGCGCTTCCCCACGTTAGAGCACCTGGTAGAAGCAG GCTTCATGACAGCAAATGAACAGAAGATATTTGATGACCTCAACGCCAAGACGTCCCACCCCAAGTACTGGATGCCGCTGGTGTGGGCCGGCAGCATCATCGCTAgggccaggaaggaggggaggatacGAGACGATTTTGCGGTTAAAACTATCCTGGATGAAATAAATAGGTTTCGTGGGTTGTGTGGAGGCTTGCTTAGTTATGACTGGATCAGCATACCTCTTGTGTATACTCAG GTTGTCACACTGGCCACATACTCATTCTTCCTGGCCACAATTATGGGGAGGCAGTTTCTGGATCCATCTCAGAAGATTGCAAAACATGAAGTTGATTTTTATGTTCCCATTTTTACCCTCCTACAATTTTTCTTCTATATGGGATGGTTGAAAGTAGCGGAGTCTCTAGTAAATCCCTTTGGAGAAGACGATGACGACTTTGAGATCAACTGGCTGGTTGATAGAAATTTGCAG GTGTCATTCCTTATAGTGGATGAGATGCACAGTGAACATCCTGAACTCATACAAGATTTGTACTGGGATGAAGTGTTTCCTCAAGAACTACCCTACACCATTGCCTCTGAACAGTTTAGACGAGAGCCACCCCAAGGCTCCACTGCTAACATTGAAGTTTCAGAACAAGATCAGGAGTTTCTACCCAtcctcgaggaagatgatgaggatatTCGAGAATCTATGTCTGGAATTAAT GTCACCTGA